The sequence below is a genomic window from Halanaerobiales bacterium.
ATTAAAAGTTGTCCATCATCTTTTATTTCAATTGAAGCTTCAGAATAGTCAGGAAAGCCTTCTCCATAACCAAAACCAAACATTATTGTTGCTAAACCTCTACCTTTTTTCTTCATTTTTGACCCTCCTTATCTTCCATCATATCTTTTGCTTCTTCAAGGGTCTCTTTAACATTAACAGTTCTATTTAAAACCTGACCGGTTGGAGTTTCTGAACCTCTCTCAAAAGCATTATTATAACGTAATTCTAAGGGATCAATTCCTAATTTGTGAGCAATTATATCCATCTGTGAATCATAAGCAAATGCCATCTGTAAAGCTCCAAAACCTCTCATTGCTCCTCCATAAGTATTATTTGTATAAATTGTATAAGAATTTCCTCTTACATTTTTAACCTCATAAGGACCGGTACAATGAAATAATCCTTTGTGAATAACAGCTGGACCACTTGAAGCATAAGCCCCGGTATCTCCAATAACTTCAACTTCTACAGCAGTTAATTTTCCATTATTTTTCACTCCTGTTTTCATTTTGATAATTATTGGATGTCTTTTTGACTGGGTTATCATAGATTCCTCTCTGGAATATGCCATTTTAACCGGTCTTCCTGTTTCTAAAGTAGCTAAAGCAAGATGAATATGAACTGAAATATCTTCTTTTTTTCCAAAAGCTCCTCCTATTGCCGGTTGAATAATTCTTATTTTATCTTTATCAACTCCCAGGGATTGGGCAATATCAGCCTGACTGTCATGAATCCACTGGGAAGCAACCCAGATTTTTATCTGATCAACAGTTGGATCATAATAGGCAACTCCAGATTCATTTTGTAGTGGTAGCTGATCAATATGTTGAGTTGTATATTCATTTTCTTCTATTAAATCTGCATTAGCAAAACCTTTATCAACATCACCTTTTTCTAAATGATGACTGGTTAGAATATTTTTATCAAGATTATTATTATCTAATATATTATCTCCTTTGTGAATTGATGGAGCATCATCTTCCATAGCTCTTATTGGATCAGAAATAATTTCTAGCTCTTCAACTTCTGCTTCAATCAGAGAAACTCCTTTTCTGGCCGCTTCTCTAGTCTCAGCTACTACTATAGCTAAAGCATCACCCATATATCTCATTTTTTCATCTATACCAATCAGCACAGGTTGATCTTTTATGATTAAACCAAAATCATTTAAATCTGGATAGTCTTCAGCAGTAATAACAGTAACAACCTCAGGTAATGCCTCTGCTTTACTTATATCTAATTCTTTCAAATAAGCATGGGGATGAGTTGCTCTTTTTACTCTTGCATAAAGCATATCATCAAAATATATATCATTTGGATAAACAGCTTCCCCGGTAGTTTTTGCTTCAGCATCAACTTTTATAACATCATGTCCAACATAATCATGAGGATTTTTAAGCATTATTTTCACTCCCTTCACTCTGAAGCTTTTTTGCTGACATTTTTACAGCATCAAATATTTTTGCATATCCGGTACAGCGACAAATATTGCCTGATAAACCTCTTTTAATTTCTTCAGAAGAAGGATCTGGATTTTTATCAAGTAAATTTTTAGTTGCCATTATCATACCCGGTGTACAAAATCCACATTGTACTGCTCCAGCTTCAATAAATGATTTCTGAATCTGATGAAGGTCATTCCCTTTTTTAACCCCTTCAACTGTTATGATTTCTGAACCATCAGCCTGAGCTGCCAGGATTAAACAGGAAGCAACAAGTTTTCCATCCATAATTACACTACAGGCTCCACATTCTCCCTGACCACATCCTTCTTTGGCTCCAGTAAGGCCCAGATCATCACGAAGTAAATCAAGTAATCTCATAGAAGGGGTTACTGTTTCGGTTCTTTTTTCACCATTGACTGTAAACTTAATTTTATATTCCATTTACTAACACCCCTCTACTTTTTCTTTTATATCTTTAAAGGCACTTAAAGTTATATTAAAAGCTACATCACTTCGATATTTAGCAGTACCTCGTATATCATCAATTGGAGAAATTTCATTTTCAACAATCTCTGCAATTTTTTCATAATCAAGCTTACTAAAATCTTTTCCTATTATTTCTTTTCCAACTTTATCAATTTTAAGAGGAGTAGGTGCTACAGCTCCCATCGCCAAAGATGCATCTTCAATCTTTTGACAGTCATCATCTAATTGGATTCTAACTGCAAGAGTTAAACTTGAAATAACAAGTGCTTTTCTTTTACCAATTTTAATCCACTTATCAAAATTATTTTTATTTAGAGGAATAATTATTTTGCTTAAAATTTCATCTTTTTTTAATTCATTTTTCTTGACACCTGTAAAAAAGTCATTTGCTGATATTTTTCTCTGACCTTTTTTTGACTTTAAAATAAACTCTGCATTATAGATAAGTAATACAGGTAAAAGATCGCCAGCAGGTGATGAAGTAACAATATTTCCTCCTATTGTTCCTCTATTTCTAATTTGTGGTGAACCAACATCCAACGCAGCATCTTTTAAAGCAGGTACATTTTCTTTAATTAGATTTGAATTTAATAATTGAGTATAAGTAACTCCAGCTCCAATTTCAAGTTTTCCATCTTTTTTATTAATTTCTTTTAATTCCTTTATTTTATCAATTGCCAGCCAATTATTTACTTCATATAATTCTTCGAATTTCTCTACCATAATATCAGTTCCACCGGCAATAATTCGATAATCATCATTATCAGCCATAACTTCTAAAGCTTCATTTATAGTTTTAGGAGCATAAAACTGATTAGAATCTTTGCCAGAAGTCTTCTGCCTGTTTTCTAATTCTGGGGAGTAATCTTTTTTCATCTAGTACTTGCACCTCCTGATTTTTCATTAGAATATTTCCATTAACTATAGTACTATCAACAATACCACCTTTAAATCCCATTAACATATGACCAAAAATATTTTGCTTGTTAATAGGAGTTGGGGAATTGTAATCAAGAACAATTATATCTGCTAAATTTCCTTTTTTAATAGCTCCCAGGTTTCCTTTAAAATAATCTGAGGCAATATTTTGATTATTTTGAATAGCCATCTTCTTTACTAATTCTCCACCAACTGATGGATTCCCTCTTTCATGGGTTTGTAATAGATTGGCAACACTTAAACTTTCAAACATATCAGTTGTATAACCATCTGTTCCCAGTCCAACTCGTACTGCTTTTTGAGAAGCATCATTAACTTGGGCTGTTCCAACTGCATTACTCATATTAGATTCAGGATTATGAATTAAATTAACTCCATTTTCTCGTAAAATTTCAGCTTCTCCTTTTTGGAGATGAACTCCATGGATAGCCAGACTATTTTCTCTCCACAAATTGTAATTATTCAATCTATCTACTACTCCCTTAAATCCCCTATCTTTACTATCTTTGACATCTGCATAACCTTCAGCACAATGAATATGAATAGGAACATCTAGATTCTCACTGAGGGCTGCTGTTTCAGTTAAAGTATCATCACTAAGAGTAAAAGAGGCATGTAAACCTATAGTTCCACTTAAGAGATTATCTTCAGAATCTAATTTTTTTAAAAATCTTTCATTTTCATTTAAAGCCTTTTCTGCCTTAATTTCACCATGTCTATCAGAAATTTCATAAGATAGATTAGCTCTGATTCCAGCTTTTTTAACAGCTTCAGCTATTAGATCAAGGCTACCATTTATATAACCATAACTTGCATGGTGGTCAAAAATAGTAGTTGTCCCTGCTTTTATACTACTTAAAAGTGCATAAATTGTACTATAATAAATATCTTCTTCATTTAAATTTTTATCCAGTCTCCACCATAATTTTTCTAATATATCTACAAAATTCTGGGGAGGTTGATCTGTTTTTAAATCCATGCCTCTGGCAAAAGTACTATAAAAATGCATATGAGTATTTACCAATCCAGGCATAACTATTTTACCATTAACATCAAATTCTTCTGTAGCTGGATATTTTTCTTTAAGATTTTCAGTATTTCCAACTTCTGCAATCTTATTATCTTTTATTAAAATGGCTCCATTTTCAATAATTTCTGAATTTTTATTAAAAGTTAAGATCTTACCATTTGT
It includes:
- a CDS encoding (2Fe-2S)-binding protein, translating into MEYKIKFTVNGEKRTETVTPSMRLLDLLRDDLGLTGAKEGCGQGECGACSVIMDGKLVASCLILAAQADGSEIITVEGVKKGNDLHQIQKSFIEAGAVQCGFCTPGMIMATKNLLDKNPDPSSEEIKRGLSGNICRCTGYAKIFDAVKMSAKKLQSEGSENNA
- a CDS encoding xanthine dehydrogenase family protein subunit M; the encoded protein is MKKDYSPELENRQKTSGKDSNQFYAPKTINEALEVMADNDDYRIIAGGTDIMVEKFEELYEVNNWLAIDKIKELKEINKKDGKLEIGAGVTYTQLLNSNLIKENVPALKDAALDVGSPQIRNRGTIGGNIVTSSPAGDLLPVLLIYNAEFILKSKKGQRKISANDFFTGVKKNELKKDEILSKIIIPLNKNNFDKWIKIGKRKALVISSLTLAVRIQLDDDCQKIEDASLAMGAVAPTPLKIDKVGKEIIGKDFSKLDYEKIAEIVENEISPIDDIRGTAKYRSDVAFNITLSAFKDIKEKVEGC
- a CDS encoding molybdopterin cofactor-binding domain-containing protein; translation: MLKNPHDYVGHDVIKVDAEAKTTGEAVYPNDIYFDDMLYARVKRATHPHAYLKELDISKAEALPEVVTVITAEDYPDLNDFGLIIKDQPVLIGIDEKMRYMGDALAIVVAETREAARKGVSLIEAEVEELEIISDPIRAMEDDAPSIHKGDNILDNNNLDKNILTSHHLEKGDVDKGFANADLIEENEYTTQHIDQLPLQNESGVAYYDPTVDQIKIWVASQWIHDSQADIAQSLGVDKDKIRIIQPAIGGAFGKKEDISVHIHLALATLETGRPVKMAYSREESMITQSKRHPIIIKMKTGVKNNGKLTAVEVEVIGDTGAYASSGPAVIHKGLFHCTGPYEVKNVRGNSYTIYTNNTYGGAMRGFGALQMAFAYDSQMDIIAHKLGIDPLELRYNNAFERGSETPTGQVLNRTVNVKETLEEAKDMMEDKEGQK
- the ssnA gene encoding putative aminohydrolase SsnA, yielding MLLLTNGKILTFNKNSEIIENGAILIKDNKIAEVGNTENLKEKYPATEEFDVNGKIVMPGLVNTHMHFYSTFARGMDLKTDQPPQNFVDILEKLWWRLDKNLNEEDIYYSTIYALLSSIKAGTTTIFDHHASYGYINGSLDLIAEAVKKAGIRANLSYEISDRHGEIKAEKALNENERFLKKLDSEDNLLSGTIGLHASFTLSDDTLTETAALSENLDVPIHIHCAEGYADVKDSKDRGFKGVVDRLNNYNLWRENSLAIHGVHLQKGEAEILRENGVNLIHNPESNMSNAVGTAQVNDASQKAVRVGLGTDGYTTDMFESLSVANLLQTHERGNPSVGGELVKKMAIQNNQNIASDYFKGNLGAIKKGNLADIIVLDYNSPTPINKQNIFGHMLMGFKGGIVDSTIVNGNILMKNQEVQVLDEKRLLPRIRKQAEDFWQRF